The Candidatus Acidulodesulfobacterium acidiphilum DNA window CAAAAAATCTTGAAAAAAAATACGGATATTTCGGCGCCGGTGCGGTAAAAATTGCCGAAAACGTACCTGTTTCGATTAATTTTATGCTGTCCGAAACAAAAGAGCAGAATAGATAATAAAGATAGCATTATAAATTTTAAAAATAATAAAATAAAAAACTATAAAAAAGGAGTTATCAATGATTACTGCGGGCGATATTATGACAAAAAACGTCATAGTTTTAAATGAGGAAGACGATATTAAGAAAGCGTCCGACATTTTTCTAAAATATAAAATAAACGCTATTCCTGTAGTAAATTCCGATAAAAAATTATGCGGGATAGTATCGGAAACAGATTTGGTATATCAGGAATCTAATCTTCACATTCCTACGCTTTTTACTATTTTCGACAGCATATTTTATCTCGGATCGTCTAAGCATTTTAAAGAGGACGTAAACAAAATAACGGCGACGAAAATTAAAGATATTATGAACAAAGACGTTTTTTACGCTAAAGAAGCTGAAGATATTTACGATCTTGCAACGGTAATGGCGGATAAAAAATTTTATTCCATTCCTATCGTAAACGAGGGCAAAGAGATTATCGGCATCGTTTCCAGATATGATATTATTAAAGCTATGTCGCAGTCAAACGCAAAATCCGGCAAATAAAAATAATAATTTAAAATGGGAAATATTCAATCTTTCGAGTCTAATTCGCCTGAAGATACTGAATCTATTGCCGCCGAATTTGCAAAAAAATTAAAACCTTTCGATTTTATAGCTTTAAACGGACGCCTCGGTGCAGGAAAAACTAAATTTACGTCCGGAATTATAAGATTATTATGCGAAAACGGCGACGTTACCGCAGTAAGTCCGACCTATTCTATTATGAATAAATATTCATGCGGCGGCGGCATAGTAAATCATTTTGATTTTTACAGGCTTAAAAGCGTTTACGACCTTGAAACCTGCGGTTTTTTCGATTCTTTAGGCGGTAAAAACTTGACTATAGCGGAGTGGACCGATACCGTAAAAATAGATTATACAAAATACATCGCTGGAAACTATTATTCGGTTAATATTAAAATGGACCCTGACAAAAAAAATAAAGAAAAACGATATATAGAAATAGAAAAAATTTTATAAATAAAATATAATTTATTTTTTGCGATATATTTTATGTTTATAAACGGAGGTGCGTTTTTGGAAAAATTTGACGTTTGTATTATAGGAGGCGGTCCCGCAGGTTACGTGAGCGCATTGAAATGCGCTATTAACGGTTTGTCGGCGGCAATAATAGAAAAAGAAAGATTCGGCGGCACATGTTTAAACAGAGGCTGTATTCCGACGAAGGTTCTTTATTCTAAGGCAAAATTTTTAAAAAAATTAAAAAATCCCGAAAGAGGTTTTACGATTAACGGATTTAATTTTAATTACGAAGAAATTATAAAGTATAAAGACGAAGTCGTTTTAAACCTTACGGGCGGCGTAGAAAAATTATTAAAAGCCAGAAAGGTAAATATTTTTTACGGCTCCGGAAAAATTAAAGGGAAAAACTGTGAAAAAGGGTTTTCGATAGACATTGAAGGCAGGGATGGGAAGGATTCAAACGCGGAAATTGCGGCGGATAACGTTATAATTGCTACAGGTTCGTCGCCTTTTATGATACCGGCTTTCAATATAGACCATAAAAATATTATAACTTCCGACGAAGCTCTTTCTTTAAACGCAATACCTAAGTCTTTGATTATTATCGGAGCAGGAGTTATAGGTTGCGAATTTGCTAATATTTTTTCGGAATTCGGCTGTTCTATTAAAATGATAGAACTTCTGCCTTCTATTTTATCCACAGAAGACAAAGAAATTTCCAGATTTATAGATAAAAATTTTAAATCCAGAAATATCGAAGTTAAAACAGGAGCGGAAGTTAAAAGTATTAATTCCTCAGCCGACGGCGCCGAAGTAGAACTGGCAACGGGCGAGAAATTTTCCGCCGAAAAAGTTCTTGTTTCCATAGGCAGAAAATTAAATACTTCCGGTTTGGGACTTGAAGAAATAGGCGTCGCAATGGATAAAAGAGGAAAAATAGAAACCGATATACATAACGAAACTAACATAAAAGGAATTTATGCCTGCGGCGATATAATCGACGGACCTATGCTTGCCCATAAAGCGTCATACGACGGAGTGATAGCCGCCGATAATATTGCGGGAATAACTAAAGAAAAAGATTACGGCGTACTTCCTTGGTCGGTTTATACCAATCCTTCAATAGGAACGGTCGGACTAAGGGAAGGCGACGCAGGACTTTCGGAAATAAAATATTCAGTGGGACGTTTTTCGTATGCGGCGAGCGGCATGGCGCTGGCAATGGAAGAGTCCGAAGGATTTTTAAAAGTCGTGGTAGAATCGGAAACTAAAAAAATACTCGGCGCTACCGGAATAGGAGCCGATATTCCAGAACTGATCGCCGAAATTGCTTCCTATATGCATTTCGGAGGAACTGTTTTAGACATAGAGTGGACTATTCATTCTCATCCTACGCTGTCGGAAATAGTGCCTGAGGCGGCTCTTGATTCTATAGGAGAAGCTATTCATAAATTTAATCCGAGAACTGCAAAAAAAGCATAAAAGTCGGTATTAAATGTAAATGGAGCAAAAAAAGATAATAAGTACAATAAAATAATAATACGGAATAAATAAAATAAAGGAAAAATAATTTATGGCGCTTATAGTTCAAAAATTCGGCGGAACTTCAATGGGAAGCATTGAAAGAATAAAGCAGGTCGCCGGACGGGTAATAAAGGAAAAAAATGGAGGCAACGACGTAGTCGTAGTAGTCAGCGCAATGAGCGGCGAAACCAACAGGCTTCTTGACCTTGCCGTAAAAATGGGCGGAAAGCAGGACGACATGGAAACCGACCTTATAATATCGAGCGGCGAACAGATAAGTTCCGGACTTTTATCGCTTGCTTTAAGAAATGAAGGTTACGATGCAGTTCCTATGCTTGGACATCAGGTAAGAATAACTACGGACGAATCTTACGGAAAAGCAAGAATATCTTCGATAGACTCCGAAAATATACGCAGGATGTTAAAAAGCGGAAAAATAGTAGTAATAGCCGGTTTTCAAGGAATAGATTGCAACGGATTCATAACGACGCTGGGAAGGGGAGGGTCGGATACGACAGCCGTTGCGGTAGCCGCCGCCGTTAAAGCCGATAGATGCGATATATTTACC harbors:
- the lpdA gene encoding dihydrolipoyl dehydrogenase, translated to MFINGGAFLEKFDVCIIGGGPAGYVSALKCAINGLSAAIIEKERFGGTCLNRGCIPTKVLYSKAKFLKKLKNPERGFTINGFNFNYEEIIKYKDEVVLNLTGGVEKLLKARKVNIFYGSGKIKGKNCEKGFSIDIEGRDGKDSNAEIAADNVIIATGSSPFMIPAFNIDHKNIITSDEALSLNAIPKSLIIIGAGVIGCEFANIFSEFGCSIKMIELLPSILSTEDKEISRFIDKNFKSRNIEVKTGAEVKSINSSADGAEVELATGEKFSAEKVLVSIGRKLNTSGLGLEEIGVAMDKRGKIETDIHNETNIKGIYACGDIIDGPMLAHKASYDGVIAADNIAGITKEKDYGVLPWSVYTNPSIGTVGLREGDAGLSEIKYSVGRFSYAASGMALAMEESEGFLKVVVESETKKILGATGIGADIPELIAEIASYMHFGGTVLDIEWTIHSHPTLSEIVPEAALDSIGEAIHKFNPRTAKKA
- the tsaE gene encoding tRNA (adenosine(37)-N6)-threonylcarbamoyltransferase complex ATPase subunit type 1 TsaE, yielding MGNIQSFESNSPEDTESIAAEFAKKLKPFDFIALNGRLGAGKTKFTSGIIRLLCENGDVTAVSPTYSIMNKYSCGGGIVNHFDFYRLKSVYDLETCGFFDSLGGKNLTIAEWTDTVKIDYTKYIAGNYYSVNIKMDPDKKNKEKRYIEIEKIL
- a CDS encoding CBS domain-containing protein, producing the protein MITAGDIMTKNVIVLNEEDDIKKASDIFLKYKINAIPVVNSDKKLCGIVSETDLVYQESNLHIPTLFTIFDSIFYLGSSKHFKEDVNKITATKIKDIMNKDVFYAKEAEDIYDLATVMADKKFYSIPIVNEGKEIIGIVSRYDIIKAMSQSNAKSGK